From Oligoflexia bacterium, the proteins below share one genomic window:
- the gcvPB gene encoding aminomethyl-transferring glycine dehydrogenase subunit GcvPB yields MSQKKQSDAYKVQTEQRSYKYIPSLLEKSIFHDTSLENNKIKSKNITSVPKEYIRSSIEDFPNVSEFEVVRHYTNLSRLNFSIDEGFYPLGSCTMKYNPKINDWAANLPGFRDIHPYASEKTVQGALELMYLLQESLTHISGLKACSLHPAAGAQGELAGVKMIAKYHQENNQSHKNTVLVPDSAHGTNPASAALCGLKVREIKTGSKGYIEYAQVEAAMGDDVAAIMTTVPNTLGIFEKDIVKISQLMHDNGALVYGDGANLNALVGKASFGAMGVDVMHINLHKTFSTPHGGGGPGAGPVVVSDRLKNFLPSPIVNKDPKTGEYCLDYSIPHSVGQYRAFYGNFGMLVRALCYIYAFGHEYLAKISEYSVLNANYIRKALEAYFHLPYETDSLHEVVFSDQKQRKNNDVNTMDIAKRLMDYGYHPPTVYFPLIVDGALMMEPTESESKRTLDRYIETMIKIAKECKDNPEVVKSAPHKTGIKRLNETQAARNPVLTWSKLNK; encoded by the coding sequence ATGAGTCAAAAAAAACAAAGTGATGCTTATAAAGTTCAAACAGAACAACGTTCTTACAAGTATATTCCAAGCTTGCTGGAAAAATCTATTTTTCATGATACGTCCTTAGAAAATAACAAAATCAAATCAAAAAATATTACATCGGTTCCGAAAGAATACATAAGGTCAAGTATTGAGGACTTTCCCAATGTATCAGAGTTTGAAGTGGTACGCCATTACACCAACTTATCAAGACTCAACTTTTCAATTGATGAAGGATTTTATCCATTGGGTTCATGTACCATGAAGTATAACCCAAAGATTAATGATTGGGCAGCCAATTTACCAGGCTTTAGAGATATTCATCCCTATGCATCAGAAAAAACAGTGCAAGGGGCTTTAGAATTAATGTATCTTTTGCAAGAAAGTTTGACTCATATCTCAGGCTTAAAAGCTTGTAGCTTGCATCCTGCTGCTGGAGCTCAAGGTGAATTGGCTGGGGTTAAAATGATTGCCAAATATCATCAAGAGAATAACCAGAGCCATAAAAATACAGTTTTGGTACCAGATTCTGCGCATGGAACTAACCCCGCCAGTGCGGCTTTATGTGGTTTAAAAGTGAGAGAGATTAAAACCGGATCTAAAGGTTATATTGAATATGCTCAGGTAGAAGCCGCTATGGGTGACGATGTTGCGGCTATTATGACAACTGTCCCAAATACTTTGGGAATCTTTGAAAAAGATATCGTAAAGATATCTCAATTAATGCATGATAATGGTGCTTTGGTTTATGGGGATGGTGCTAATTTAAATGCCTTGGTAGGTAAAGCCAGTTTTGGTGCTATGGGAGTAGATGTGATGCATATTAATTTGCATAAAACATTCTCAACACCTCATGGTGGCGGTGGTCCAGGAGCAGGCCCTGTTGTTGTTTCAGATAGGTTGAAAAACTTTTTACCTTCTCCAATTGTTAATAAAGACCCAAAGACTGGTGAATATTGTTTAGACTACTCTATTCCTCATTCAGTAGGGCAGTATAGAGCTTTTTATGGCAATTTTGGTATGTTGGTGAGAGCTTTATGTTATATTTATGCTTTTGGTCATGAGTATTTGGCAAAAATCAGTGAGTATTCTGTGTTAAATGCCAATTATATTCGTAAAGCATTAGAAGCGTACTTTCACTTACCTTATGAAACCGATTCTTTACATGAAGTTGTTTTTTCAGATCAAAAGCAAAGAAAAAATAATGATGTTAACACCATGGATATTGCTAAGCGTTTGATGGATTATGGTTATCACCCACCTACAGTTTATTTTCCACTGATAGTTGACGGAGCCTTAATGATGGAGCCTACTGAAAGTGAGTCTAAGCGGACATTGGATCGTTATATTGAGACCATGATAAAAATAGCTAAAGAATGTAAGGATAATCCCGAAGTGGTTAAGTCTGCACCACATAAAACAGGTATAAAACGGCTTAATGAAACCCAAGCGGCCCGCAATCCTGTTCTGACTTGGTCAAAATTAAATAAATAA
- a CDS encoding biotin--[acetyl-CoA-carboxylase] ligase, with the protein MSSTQDALKKLLDLGAPNKTTVFTYKQTHGRGRNQSQWQTLPGKHLFFSHAQNLKIPNKDIAKISLLVGIALRDSLEQYFNIKAKIKWPNDLYIENKKLSGILCEVTQINSKYLCIIGIGININLGNNKIKQNEFSPAFAQNYTDLTIHPWHLLGKAIQSIDTCLANIEYSFLKLQKNYHRYDYLFNKVISVNTGTQTYQGQAKGINEDGALLLEIKDNKTIPIYSGHISF; encoded by the coding sequence GTGAGCTCCACGCAAGATGCTTTAAAAAAACTCTTAGATCTGGGTGCTCCTAATAAAACCACTGTTTTTACTTATAAACAAACCCATGGCAGAGGAAGAAACCAATCTCAATGGCAAACTCTTCCAGGAAAACACTTGTTTTTTTCTCATGCACAAAATTTAAAAATACCCAACAAAGATATCGCAAAAATAAGTCTTCTGGTTGGAATAGCTTTAAGGGATAGCCTAGAGCAATATTTTAACATCAAAGCAAAAATTAAATGGCCAAATGATCTTTATATAGAGAATAAAAAATTGTCAGGAATTTTATGTGAAGTTACACAAATCAATAGTAAATACCTTTGTATTATTGGTATTGGTATTAATATCAACCTTGGAAACAATAAAATTAAACAAAATGAGTTTTCACCCGCGTTTGCACAAAATTACACAGACTTAACTATTCACCCTTGGCATCTCCTTGGCAAAGCAATACAAAGCATTGATACTTGCTTAGCAAATATAGAATATAGCTTCTTAAAACTTCAGAAAAACTATCACCGATATGACTATCTTTTTAATAAAGTAATTTCAGTTAATACAGGTACTCAAACCTACCAAGGACAAGCAAAAGGCATCAACGAAGACGGGGCCCTATTGCTAGAAATTAAAGACAATAAAACCATTCCTATTTACTCTGGTCATATTAGTTTTTAG
- a CDS encoding valine--tRNA ligase has translation MGSSTRHSGKDDTRRNQQINQRLDTRYQPESFEQQLYQDSLDQALFKANANSSKDAFTIVIPPPNVTGVLHMGHALDNTLQDILIRYKRMDGYEALWLPGTDHAGIATQAVVERNLLAEGTSRQKIGRKAFVDRVWQWKEQSGNTIINQLKRLGASCDWSRERFTLDEGLSYAVRKVFVDLYNEGLIYRSSYLVNWSPALQSAISDLEVNHEEVDGQLVYFKYPLADHASEHIVVATTRPETILGDTAIAVHPNDSRYQNLIGKTVVHPFVNRTIPIIADEYVDPKFGSGAVKITPAHDPNDYEMGKRHNLDNITILDKSGHIDCPESDFHTQDRFEARKNIIQSLKDKNLWLKTEPHRHSVGICDRSGAVVEPRISEQWFVKTKPLAEPALAAVKSSDVKFVPSQWTKTYEHWMENIQDWCISRQLWWGHQIPVWYCDNCSEKTVTIDDPDYCQHCQSKNIQQDPDVLDTWFSSGLWPFSTLGWPESTDDLKKFFPTSVLVTGFDIIFFWVARMMMMSCKFMGQAPFHTIHIHALVKDEQGKKMSKSKGNVVDPLELMNTYGTDAFRFSLTAFAAQGRDILLSEKRIEGYRNFMTKLWNAARFTLSQLSEDKVFTSDELNQTSPQTMAQHWILNELETLIDEVRKALDQYRFNEAAQATYNFIWKNYCDWFLEVAKADLDEPQLKNKTQLVLVHALETSLRLLHPIAPFITDKIWQELPLEQSTTYHAIGWQSYPKALKNKALENQKVHDFQTTQNIIEAIRQFRAENQIAPSQQINKVYIPDFNQLINKSNIDESKRYIQRLCRVEFIENSNLPEDIRKQAHSSIKIAHTQSTLTVPWQGIIDINKELDRLQKNLLKANKEKESVEKRLNNKSFVDKAPKDVLEKNKLRLQEAIQQIKQIEQELHRLDHA, from the coding sequence ATGGGAAGTAGTACCAGACATAGCGGAAAAGATGATACGCGAAGAAATCAGCAGATTAACCAAAGATTAGATACACGATATCAGCCTGAATCTTTTGAACAACAACTTTATCAAGACTCCCTTGATCAAGCGCTTTTTAAAGCCAATGCCAATAGTTCCAAAGATGCCTTTACCATAGTTATCCCCCCACCCAATGTAACAGGGGTTTTACATATGGGGCACGCACTGGATAACACCTTACAAGACATATTGATTCGTTATAAACGCATGGACGGTTATGAAGCCCTGTGGTTACCAGGAACTGATCATGCTGGTATTGCAACTCAAGCTGTTGTTGAAAGAAACTTACTCGCAGAAGGTACTTCAAGACAGAAAATTGGCCGTAAAGCTTTTGTCGACAGAGTTTGGCAATGGAAAGAACAGTCTGGCAACACTATCATTAATCAACTCAAACGCTTAGGTGCTTCATGTGACTGGAGCAGAGAGCGATTTACACTTGATGAAGGTTTAAGTTACGCCGTGCGTAAGGTTTTTGTAGATTTGTACAATGAGGGTCTTATTTACCGTTCTAGTTATTTGGTTAACTGGAGTCCCGCCCTTCAATCAGCTATTTCAGATCTTGAAGTCAACCATGAAGAAGTTGATGGCCAATTGGTTTATTTTAAATACCCGCTTGCTGATCATGCATCAGAACATATCGTTGTGGCAACAACTCGCCCAGAAACAATCCTTGGTGACACTGCCATTGCTGTTCATCCAAATGACTCAAGGTATCAAAATCTAATTGGAAAAACAGTTGTGCATCCTTTTGTTAATCGAACAATACCTATCATTGCTGATGAATACGTTGATCCTAAATTTGGCTCAGGCGCTGTAAAAATAACTCCAGCACATGATCCCAATGACTATGAAATGGGTAAGCGCCATAACTTAGATAACATTACCATTTTAGATAAAAGTGGGCATATTGACTGTCCTGAATCAGACTTTCATACTCAAGATCGTTTTGAAGCCCGCAAAAACATTATTCAAAGCTTAAAAGATAAAAACTTATGGTTAAAAACTGAACCGCATCGACACAGTGTTGGAATTTGTGACCGTTCAGGAGCTGTGGTTGAACCTAGAATTTCTGAACAGTGGTTTGTAAAAACTAAACCATTAGCTGAACCTGCTTTAGCAGCTGTAAAAAGTAGTGACGTTAAGTTTGTTCCTAGTCAATGGACCAAAACCTATGAGCATTGGATGGAGAATATACAAGACTGGTGTATTTCTAGACAACTTTGGTGGGGACACCAAATTCCCGTTTGGTATTGTGACAATTGTTCAGAAAAAACTGTTACCATTGATGATCCTGATTATTGTCAGCACTGTCAGTCAAAAAACATTCAGCAAGATCCTGACGTTTTAGATACATGGTTTTCTTCTGGCTTGTGGCCATTTTCAACCTTAGGTTGGCCTGAGTCTACAGATGATTTAAAAAAGTTTTTTCCCACCTCAGTATTGGTCACCGGTTTTGATATCATCTTTTTTTGGGTTGCCAGAATGATGATGATGAGTTGTAAGTTTATGGGCCAAGCCCCCTTTCACACCATTCACATTCATGCTTTGGTTAAAGATGAACAGGGTAAAAAAATGTCCAAGTCTAAAGGCAATGTTGTTGACCCTCTAGAGCTAATGAATACTTATGGAACAGATGCTTTTAGATTTTCTCTGACCGCATTTGCTGCTCAAGGTAGAGATATCCTTTTATCTGAAAAAAGAATAGAGGGTTATAGAAATTTTATGACTAAGCTGTGGAACGCGGCACGCTTCACTTTATCGCAACTAAGTGAAGATAAAGTTTTCACAAGCGATGAATTAAATCAAACATCTCCACAAACCATGGCTCAACATTGGATACTTAATGAACTAGAGACTTTGATTGATGAGGTAAGAAAGGCTTTAGATCAATATCGTTTTAATGAAGCCGCTCAAGCAACATACAACTTTATTTGGAAAAACTATTGTGACTGGTTTTTAGAAGTTGCAAAAGCCGACTTGGATGAGCCACAACTTAAAAATAAAACCCAGCTGGTTTTAGTTCACGCACTGGAAACATCCCTAAGACTTTTGCACCCAATTGCACCTTTTATTACTGATAAAATTTGGCAAGAATTGCCGCTTGAACAGAGCACCACTTACCATGCTATAGGTTGGCAAAGCTATCCTAAAGCCCTTAAAAATAAAGCCTTGGAAAATCAAAAAGTACATGATTTTCAAACCACACAAAATATTATTGAAGCCATACGACAATTTAGAGCGGAAAACCAAATTGCTCCAAGTCAACAAATCAATAAAGTTTATATTCCTGATTTTAATCAACTGATTAATAAAAGTAATATTGATGAGTCTAAACGCTATATTCAACGTCTTTGCAGAGTTGAATTTATTGAGAACTCTAATTTACCTGAAGACATCCGTAAGCAGGCTCATTCAAGCATTAAAATTGCTCATACTCAGTCAACCTTAACTGTTCCTTGGCAAGGCATTATTGATATCAATAAAGAACTTGATCGACTGCAAAAAAACTTGCTTAAAGCGAATAAAGAAAAAGAATCCGTGGAAAAACGTCTCAATAATAAGTCTTTTGTAGATAAAGCACCCAAAGATGTTTTAGAAAAAAACAAATTACGCTTACAAGAAGCCATACAACAAATTAAGCAAATTGAACAAGAGTTACACCGTTTAGATCATGCATAA
- a CDS encoding response regulator, producing MKTVLVADDSTIIQKSIDISLSHSDFNVIYTSSAGEAWEQSQQQLIDLFILDVSMPDKNGIELCKQLRTLPQYLQTPVIMLASAQNPLDDTELERIGAQDFILKPFETSEISEKVHGYLNHLSSPPTRDEESFFTPKYSPEKNNIATTNRSSHAASTESSYDIGFSSVDDIALTDAEVNVKAIAEDESQDDIYSSNSPEISDFAFDNSDLSGIDVNSNLDSISGSNTTQHQELNLETTTNESTDINFSQDFQDILEANADSFHSKPEQKEPNYSPLSPETNDQIVNAEPVETDVIEHLQKTETSYPSDHSDLQSFDDIPVSNHNFSSENSVQNLQLSDQQIESIVTKVFEKVIERIAWEVVPDIAEKMIREEISRLTKD from the coding sequence ATGAAAACTGTCCTTGTAGCTGATGATAGCACCATCATTCAAAAATCAATTGATATCAGTTTATCTCACAGTGACTTCAATGTTATTTATACGTCTTCTGCTGGGGAAGCTTGGGAACAAAGTCAACAACAATTGATTGATCTTTTTATTCTTGACGTAAGTATGCCTGATAAAAATGGTATAGAGCTTTGCAAACAGCTCAGAACTTTACCCCAGTACTTACAAACCCCTGTTATTATGCTTGCTAGCGCACAAAACCCCCTAGATGATACTGAGTTGGAAAGAATAGGAGCACAAGATTTTATTCTAAAACCTTTTGAAACTTCAGAGATATCAGAAAAAGTTCATGGTTACCTTAACCATTTGTCATCTCCGCCTACACGCGATGAAGAAAGCTTTTTTACTCCAAAATACAGTCCAGAGAAAAATAATATTGCTACCACTAACAGATCATCACATGCGGCGTCAACTGAATCAAGCTATGATATCGGTTTTTCTTCTGTTGATGATATTGCCTTAACTGATGCAGAAGTGAATGTGAAAGCCATAGCTGAAGATGAAAGCCAAGATGATATTTACAGCTCCAACTCCCCTGAAATCAGTGATTTTGCCTTTGATAATTCAGATCTTTCAGGTATCGATGTCAATTCAAATTTAGATTCTATTTCTGGCTCTAACACAACTCAACATCAGGAATTAAACTTAGAGACAACGACCAATGAATCTACTGATATCAATTTTAGTCAAGACTTTCAGGACATCCTTGAAGCCAATGCTGATTCTTTTCACTCCAAGCCTGAGCAAAAAGAACCCAATTACTCCCCACTAAGCCCTGAAACCAATGATCAGATTGTTAATGCTGAACCTGTTGAAACTGATGTAATTGAACATCTACAAAAAACTGAGACTTCCTACCCCAGTGACCATTCTGACTTACAAAGTTTTGATGACATACCTGTAAGCAACCATAATTTTAGCTCTGAAAACAGTGTTCAAAACCTACAACTTTCTGATCAACAAATAGAATCTATCGTGACAAAAGTCTTTGAAAAAGTTATTGAACGCATAGCATGGGAAGTAGTACCAGACATAGCGGAAAAGATGATACGCGAAGAAATCAGCAGATTAACCAAAGATTAG
- the rsmD gene encoding 16S rRNA (guanine(966)-N(2))-methyltransferase RsmD yields the protein MRIIGGEFRGRRLKGPGSKNTFTRPMLDRVRESLFNILSDRVLDTEVIDLCAGTGSIGLEALSRGAKFCLFIEKSSQNVRTISHNINSLQVEGRSKIVKGELPKALKQVRQKFDLVLFDPPFALALAEETVPELIKLNLLNPGAIVVVERSKLSEDLAFSQLSLESKRIIGDSVLWIFNYDKN from the coding sequence ATGCGAATCATTGGTGGAGAGTTTAGAGGGAGGCGTTTGAAGGGGCCAGGAAGCAAAAATACATTCACTCGGCCTATGTTAGATAGAGTCCGAGAGTCATTATTTAATATTTTAAGTGACAGGGTTTTAGATACGGAAGTGATTGATTTATGTGCAGGTACGGGCTCTATAGGTTTAGAAGCTTTAAGTAGAGGTGCTAAGTTCTGTTTATTTATTGAAAAGAGCAGCCAAAATGTGCGAACCATTAGCCATAATATAAACTCTCTTCAAGTAGAAGGTAGAAGTAAAATTGTTAAAGGTGAATTGCCTAAGGCTCTTAAACAAGTCCGGCAAAAATTTGATCTTGTACTTTTTGATCCACCTTTTGCTTTAGCTCTGGCAGAAGAAACAGTCCCTGAATTGATTAAACTCAACTTGCTTAACCCTGGTGCTATTGTTGTTGTTGAAAGAAGTAAGTTAAGTGAAGACTTGGCTTTTTCACAACTAAGTCTTGAAAGTAAAAGAATAATAGGGGATAGTGTTCTTTGGATATTTAATTATGACAAAAACTAA
- the coaD gene encoding pantetheine-phosphate adenylyltransferase, which translates to MTKTKNNIVVYPGFFDPMTLGHLNIIERAAKIYEQVIVAIAADSPKKSLITLQDRIELAKNACTSFDNVDVEAFSGLLMRYVKSKDSHVILRGIRTVSDFEYEFQMSLANKKLESSIETVFMMTDAKYSFLSSTLIKEIARLNGNISEMVPQEVERKMKEIFAYELTC; encoded by the coding sequence ATGACAAAAACTAAAAATAATATTGTGGTATATCCAGGTTTTTTTGACCCAATGACCTTAGGACATTTAAATATTATTGAAAGAGCTGCAAAAATATATGAGCAAGTGATCGTGGCAATAGCTGCAGATTCACCAAAAAAATCTTTGATTACTTTGCAAGATCGTATAGAGCTTGCAAAAAATGCTTGTACTAGCTTTGACAATGTTGATGTTGAAGCGTTTAGCGGACTTTTAATGCGATATGTTAAGTCTAAAGATAGTCATGTTATTTTAAGAGGAATAAGAACGGTTTCAGACTTTGAATATGAATTTCAAATGTCATTGGCCAACAAAAAACTGGAGAGTAGTATTGAGACAGTTTTTATGATGACGGATGCAAAATATTCTTTTTTAAGTTCAACCTTAATTAAGGAAATTGCTCGTCTTAATGGTAATATAAGTGAAATGGTTCCTCAAGAAGTTGAAAGAAAAATGAAAGAAATTTTTGCCTATGAACTCACTTGTTAA